CCTGGATGGTGAGGAATGGTGGAGCGAGTACGCCGTACCCAACATGGAAGATCTCGACATGCTTCAGCTGACCGAGAACGCCACCACGATCGTCCGCTCCATCGCGGAGCAGTCCGAGGGCGCCGGTCTCCGGCTCGCCTCGGGTGGAGAATCCGACGGTGCATTGAGCGCTGCTCTTGTCCCGACCGCAGAGGCCGACGACCAGGTCATCGAGCAGGAGGGCGCGCGAGTCTTCCTCGACCAGGGCGCCGCCGCTGAGCTCGACGACAAGGTGCTCGACGCCGGTATGGACGACACCGGAAACGTACAGTTCGGGATCTCCCTCCAGGGCTGAGCTCGAACTCCCGCGATACGGCGGGGAGTTCTGCTGTGGTCACGTGTCAGTGACCCGTGCGGAGCTCCCCGCCGTACCCATTTCCTGAGAAGTCACCCGCCGAGGCTGAAGATGGGCTGAGGGTGGGGGTCGCAGCGGTGAACGCGGGTGCAGGCTGTGGCACGCTGGCGAGGTGAACGAGGTCTGGTACGTCGTCGGGCTGGTCGCGGTCTCCGCGGTCGTGCTCGCGCTTGGGTTGTGGTTCGTGCGGCGTGAGATCCGGGACGGGATCTCGCCGGCACCGGTGCTGTGGGCCGGCTATGCGGTCGTCGCGGCGTTCGTCGTGCTCGGCGCCCTGCGCACCTCCTGGGTGGTGCTCTCATGAGGACGCGCGCCGACATTTTCGGGTGGGTCGGTCTGGCCGGGCGCCTCTACCTCGGCTTCGTGTTCCTGGCCGCGGGCATCGCCAAGCTTCCCGAGCCGACGATCACCGAGCAGGCGGTGCGTGGCTACCAGCTCCTGCCGTGGCAGCTCGCTGCGACGTACGCCATCGCGATGCCGATCGCCGAGATCATCCTCGGGGCGATGCTGGTCCTCGGACTGTTCACCCGCACAGCGGCGGTCGCGGTCGCGCTCGGGCTGTGCT
The sequence above is drawn from the Nocardioides albertanoniae genome and encodes:
- a CDS encoding Fe-S cluster assembly protein HesB; amino-acid sequence: MLQLTENATTIVRSIAEQSEGAGLRLASGGESDGALSAALVPTAEADDQVIEQEGARVFLDQGAAAELDDKVLDAGMDDTGNVQFGISLQG
- a CDS encoding DoxX family protein; this translates as MRTRADIFGWVGLAGRLYLGFVFLAAGIAKLPEPTITEQAVRGYQLLPWQLAATYAIAMPIAEIILGAMLVLGLFTRTAAVAVALGLCSFLLGITSAWVRGLDIDCGCFGGGGASADPAYLADTFRDLGWLAIAVFLILLRRTKLALDDLLFRRDPVALEGYSESSKKTELGSST